In Mobula hypostoma chromosome 24, sMobHyp1.1, whole genome shotgun sequence, a genomic segment contains:
- the LOC134337552 gene encoding uncharacterized protein LOC134337552, translating into MTLLLDSRPNQFPSTTTLLCLAELVLTLNNFSFGSSHFLQTKGVAMSTRMGPSYACLFVGFVEPSMFQTYTGICPHFSFATLMTALVLLPACMQSSLTSLILPPTFTLPSSLPGPFPTLPSPFLIFLSLPLETAYLLMSTISLRTLTATWTIPFAKMPSPSHNSSVSAACALRMRLFIPGRRRCPFSFFKERGFPSSTINSVLKRISPISRTSALTPSSCHPTRNRIPLVLIYHPASFRVQHIILRNFRHLQRDPTTKHIFPSPPPHFLLSTGIAPYTTPLSICSPHPSPSISLLALTLVSGMSATHVLTLPPLPPFRAPDSPSR; encoded by the coding sequence ATGACACttcttttggattccagacctaaccagttcccctctaccaccactctcctctgtctagcggaattagtccttactcttaataatttctcctttggctcctcccacttcctccaaactaaaggtgtagccatgagcacccgtatgggtcccagctatgcctgcctttttgttggctttgtggaaccaTCCATGTttcaaacctatactggtatctgcccccacttttccttcgctacattgatgactgcattggtgttgcttcctgcatgcatgcagagctcgttgacttcattaattttgcctccaactttcaccctgccctcaagtttacctggtccatttccgacacttccctcccctttcttgatctttctgtctctacctctggagacagcttatctactgatgtctactataagcctacggactctcacagctacctggactattccttttgcaaaaatgccatccccttctcacaattcctccgtctctgccgcatgtgctctcaggatgaggcttttcattccaggacgaaggagatgtcctttttccttttttaaagaaaggggcttcccttcctccaccatcaactctgttctcaaacgcatctctcccatttcacgcacatctgctctcaccccatcctcctgccaccccactaggaataggattccccttgtcctcatctaccaccccgccagcttccgggtccaacatataattctccgtaacttccgccacctccaacgggatcccaccaccaagcacatctttccctccccccccccccactttctgctttccacagggatcgctccctacacgactcccttgtccatttgttccccccatccctccccatcgatctcccttctggcacttacccttgtaagcggaatgagtgctacacatgtccttacacttcctcccttaccaccattcagggccccagacagtccttccaggtga